The following coding sequences lie in one Manis javanica isolate MJ-LG chromosome X, MJ_LKY, whole genome shotgun sequence genomic window:
- the LOC140847437 gene encoding melanoma-associated antigen 10-like: protein MAGPPPKRRRYLPEEGLPTLTETQGLVGAQDPGATEEVASSSSSSMCSASSPSSPSCCPVISSGEEEVSMVSASPSPVQGPERACPSPTASASVPSTQSDGGSGSAMEVGLGTSQVPPEGSSFPSIMIHDRAAQLVAFLLLKYVAMESTTKAELLEVLVLDHQDQFPVIFSRVSKCLQLAFRIDVEEGDPSDHSYMLVTSRGLTYSWQMSQEQSLPMSSLLLFLLTIIFMEGGSVPEGKVWEMLGVMGIFPGRAHVIFGDPRELIAQVWVQEQYLEYRQVPDRDPARFHLLWGPRAHMETNALEVLQFWAKVKDSTANACLTWYEEDVGNQEGPGQASIATTDDSAAMASASSSGMSPGFCSE from the coding sequence ATGGCTGGTCCTCCCCCGAAGCGACGGCGCTACCTGCCCGAGGAAGGCCTTCCGACCCTCACGGAGACCCAGGGCCTCGTGGGTGCACAGGACCCTGGGGCGACAGAGGAggttgcttcctcctcctcctcctccatgtgctccgcctcctccccctcctccccctcttgCTGTCCTGTTATCTCAAGCGGCGAGGAAGAGGTTTCTATGGTCTCAGCAAGCCCGAGTCCCGTTCAGGGCCCTGAgcgtgcctgcccctcccccactgcctctgCCTCCGTGCCATCCACACAATCTGATGGTGGCTCCGGCAGCGCAATGGAGGTGGGTCTGGGCACTTCACAGGTCCCTCCAGAAGGCAGCTCCTTTCCCAGTATCATGATTCACGACAGGGCAGCTCAGCTGgtggccttcctgctcctcaaGTATGTTGCCATGGAGTCGACCACGAAGGCGGAGCTGCTGGAGGTGCTGGTCCTGGATCACCAGGACCAGTTCCCTGTGATCTTCAGCCGGGTCTCCAAGTGCTTGCAGCTGGCCTTTCGCATCGACGTGGAGGAAGGGGATCCCAGCGACCACTCCTACATGCTCGTCACATCCCGGGGCCTCACCTACAGCTGGCAGATGAGCCAGGAGCAGAGCCTGCCCATGAGCAGCCTCCTGCTGTTTCTCCTGACCATAATCTTCATGGAGGGTGGCTCAGTCCCTGAGGGAAAGGTGTGGGAAATGCTGGGTGTCATGGGGATATTTCCCGGGAGGGCGCATGTCATCTTCGGGGACCCCAGGGAGCTCATCGCCCAGGTCTGGGTGCAGGAGCAGTACCTGGAGTACCGGCAGGTGCCCGACAGGGATCCCGCTCGCTTCCACctgctctggggccccagggcccACATGGAGACCAATGCACTGGAAGTCCTGCAGTTTTGGGCCAAGGTCAAAGATAGCACCGCAAATGCCTGTCTTACCTGGTATGAGGAGGATGTGGGAAATCAGGAAGGGCCAGGCCAGGCTAGCATTGCCACCACAGACGATTCTGCCGCCATGGCCAGTGCAAGTTCTAGTGGAATGTCCCCTGGCTTCTGCTCTGAGTGA
- the LOC140847375 gene encoding uncharacterized protein has protein sequence MIESLSWKSADERWMTQTEQFIAISTPAGFSPSSRSQAPLGDRRTQTSPSLARPRTPIGSTPAQTVPQAPPQAPPRSSRGPTPNQLLPSGATRSPAPPTPYSKLLLSCYTTLFPQLIFRRFPPAPPRPAPPSFPPDPPYSSRTCAPLLFQPRLCFPFPIHALLLPYLLVPSFVPPTLRSSLTYLAAALPDSFRSLAPPLLQLRPTPPPSRPVPPAAPPPFSFPQPSSTHTMASPLPFLPCPPPFLFLLPVLLAAAATGPASVRARVRGRVTINCPAASLPGCVREGCAPALACVRTYEFTSLRTRGASPSPLAHPGEGQLSAAPGARCPGGGGSVNGAEAATTRAGRSVLSPRSASSPCLGVGGGGPGAGILTRPRGGGGLSCHVAAAWSAERALHSLGGTRPARPKEVGTRQAHASSSALRAQGYLWAGVSRTLCLGAPAERRRPPFSAPALAPTPPPSRARHPSTAVEQRRSSVPRSASVQGHAHRCAALPVLSASRMALGLWPQKRPLAMRCSAGCPWHPSRLGTPRMMLRGTMKKPRQVGKRVIPSPQSRARGRWGHCAVPRTPSS, from the exons ATGATAGAGTCACTGTCATGGAAGTCAGCTGATGAACGCTGGATGACTCAAACTGAACAGTTTATAGCCATCAGCA CTCCAGCCGGCTTTTCCCCCAGCTCACGCTCCCAAGCACCACTAGGCGACCGTCGTACCCAGACCAGCCCCTCCCTAGCCCGGCCCCGCACGCCCATTGGCTCCACCCCTGCCCAGACCGTCCCCCAGGCACCGCCCCAAGCCCCACCCCGTTCCTCCCGTGGGCCAACCCCGaaccagctcctccccagcggcGCCACGCGCTCCCCAGCCCCGCCCACCCCATA TTCCAAGCTGCTCCTCTCCTGCTATACCACACTCTTCCCTCAGCTTATCTTTCGGCGATTTCCCCCGGCCCCGCCTCGCCCAGCTCCTCCCAGCTTTCCCCCAGATCCACCCTACTCCTCCCGAACCTGCGCCCCGCTCCTGTTCCAGCCCCGTCTCTGCTTCCCCTTTCCCATTCACGCCCTGCTCCTCCCCTACCTCCTCGTCCCCAGCTTTGTGCCACCTACGCTCCGCTCCTCGCTCACCTACTTGGCTGCAGCTCTGCCCGACTCGTTTCGGagcttggctccgcccctcctcCAGCTCCGTCCCACTCCTCCCCCATCTCGCCCAGTTCCTCCCGCGGCTCCACCCCCGTTCAGCTTCCCGCAGCCCAGCTCCACCCATACGATGGCCTCTCCActccccttcctgccctgcccGCCCCcgttccttttcctccttcccgTTCTGCTCGCGGCCGCCG CAACGGGGCCTGCGAGCGTACGGGCGCGTGTACGTGGGCGCGTGACTATTAATTGCCCGGCTGCGAGCCTGCCTGGCTGCGTAAGGGAGGGCTGCGCACCTGCACTTGCGTGCGTACGTACGTACGAGTTTACGAGTCTGCGCACAAGAGGGGCGTCACCATCTCCGCTAGCTCATCCGGGTGAAGGACAGCTGTCAGCTGCCCCCGGTGCTCGGTGCCCGGGCGGCGGAGGGAGTGTCAACGGCGCTGAGGCAGCCACGACGCGGGCCGGGCGCTCTGTCCTCTCTCCGCGGAGCGCGTCGTCTCCTTGCCTGGGCGTGGGAGGCGGTGGTCCTGGCGCGGGCATCCTCACGAGACCACGGGGAGGCGGAGGACTGTCCTGCCATGTGGCCGCCGCCTGGTCAGCCGAGCGGGCCCTCCACTCGCTCGGCGGGACCCGCCCCGCCCGTCCGAAGGAAGTCGGAACCCGCCAGGCGCATGCCAGCAGCTCTGCCCTCCGCGCGCAAGGTTACCTCTGGGCTGGGGTTTCCCGGACCCTGTGCCTGGGAGCACCAGCAGAGCGGCGGAGGCCACCCTTCTCGGCACCGGCCCTGGCCCCAACCCCGCCACCGTCACGCGCCCGCCATCCTTCCACGGCCGTGGAGCAGCGACGTTCGTCTGTGCCTAGAAGCGCCAGTGTGCAGGGCCACGCGCACCGGTGCGCCGCCCTTCCTGTGCTCAGCGCCTCCCGCATGGCCCTTGGTCTGTGGCCTCAAAAGAGGCCCCTGGCTATGCGGTGTTCAGCTGGTTGCCCTTGGCACCCCTCCCGGCTGGGCACACCCAGGATGATGTTGAGGGGAACG ATGAAGAAGCCGAGACAAGTGGGAAAGCGCGTCATCCCAAGTCCACAGAGCAG GGCTCGTGGACGTTGGGGACACTGTGCGGTGCCCAGAACTCCCAGCTCCTGA